One Phaseolus vulgaris cultivar G19833 chromosome 11, P. vulgaris v2.0, whole genome shotgun sequence genomic window carries:
- the LOC137836255 gene encoding uncharacterized mitochondrial protein AtMg00820-like yields MANFCNHTTFVSKIEPKSFCDALKDEHWTTAMHEKLNQFVRNDVWSLIPKTAEMNVIGTKWVFRNKSDDSGVITRNKARLFANGYNQAEGIDYDETFALVERLEAVRLLLAFACMSGFKLFQMDVKSVFLNGIVNEEIYVS; encoded by the coding sequence ATGGCAAACTTCTGCAACCATACAACTTTTGTCTCCAAGATTGAACCAAAATCATTCTGTGATGCACTCAAGGATGAACACTGGACAACAGCTATGCATGAGAAACTTAACCAGTTTGTGAGAAATGATGTGTGGTCCCTTATCCCTAAAACAGCCGAAATGAATGTTATAGGtacaaaatgggttttcaggaacaagtcGGATGACTCAGGCGtcatcacaaggaacaaagccaGGCTTTTTGCTAACGGGTACAACCAAGCAGAAGGAATTGACTATGATGAGACCTTCGCACTGGTAGAaaggttagaagctgttagactttTATTAGCTTTTGCTTGCATGAGTGGTTTCAAATTATTTCAGATGGAcgtgaaaagtgtttttctcaatggAATTGTGAATGAAGAAATCTATGTATCATAA